Below is a window of Allomuricauda ruestringensis DSM 13258 DNA.
GTTGGAACTTTATGTAAAACTGGAACATTCGCGATTTTCGGATAAGTTTGATTATGAAATTGAGGTAGACGACAAAATCGACATAGCTGCCTTTCAAATTCCGCCCATGCTACTTCAACCTTATATTGAAAATGCTATATGGCATGGTTTGCGCTACAAAGAAGAAAAAGGATTTTTAAAAATAAAAGTGAGACAGGTCACCAATGATCTGCTCGAAATCTGTATCGAGGACAACGGTATTGGAAGGAAAAAATCGGCGGCCCTGAAGACCACCAATCAAAAGAAACAGAAATCAAAAGGGATGGGAAATATCCAAAAGCGAATCCAAATTTTGAACGATATGTACAAAAATCGGGTAGATGTATCCATTTCTGATTTAAATAACGACCGAACGGGTACAATGGTATCCTTAAAACTTAAAAAACAATGATGGAACTCAAAGCGGTCATTGTGGAAGATGAAACCAATAGCCGGGAAATACTTCGGAACTATTTGGCCAAATACTGCAAAAACATCCATTTGATGGGAGAGGGAGCAACCATTGAAGAGGGGTTGGCCCAGATTAAAAAGCATGACCCAGATTTGGTATTTTTGGATGTGGAAATGCCCTTTGGCAACGCTTTTGATCTATTGGACAAAATTCCCGACCGTGCATTCGAGACCATTTTCGTTACGGCCTACAATCAATATGCCATGGATGCACTGAACCATCATGCGGCCTATTATTTAATGAAACCCATCAATATTGATGAATTGATCAAGGCAGTGGACTACGTTAGGGCCATCAAGGAGAAAGAAAATGCCTTGGAGGGACAAGTGCTCCAAGCAAGGCCCGTTCGTGCAGAAGGAAAAATAACCCTGCCCCAACAAGATGGTTTTCAAGTGTTGGACGTATCGGACATCTATTTTTGTAAAGCAGATGATAACTACACCGAAATCTATCTGGAAAAGAAAAGAATAGTGGTGAGCAAAACACTAAAATATTTTGAAGAAGCACTAAAACCCTATTCCTTTGCCCGCATACATAAATCCTATTTGGTAAATGTTGTGGAGGTGGTCAAGTACAAGAAAGGAAAAGGAGGAAGCGTTGTGCTTTCCAATGGCAAGGAACTTTCCGTTTCCGCTTCCAAAAAAGCCGATCTATTGTCGTATTTTCAATAAAGTATCACATCGAGCTGTTACCCTGAGTGGAGTCGAAGGGGTAGTCGAGCATACACAGACAAAAACCTCAAAATATATTAGAATGATTATGAAATCCGTGAGGGGCAAATCCCCAGAAATAGGAAAAGACTGTTTTATAGCCGAAAATGCCACCATTGTTGGCGAGGTGAGTATGGGCGATCAATGTAGCGTTTGGTTCAATGCCGTGATCAGGGGCGATGTCC
It encodes the following:
- a CDS encoding LytR/AlgR family response regulator transcription factor; its protein translation is MELKAVIVEDETNSREILRNYLAKYCKNIHLMGEGATIEEGLAQIKKHDPDLVFLDVEMPFGNAFDLLDKIPDRAFETIFVTAYNQYAMDALNHHAAYYLMKPINIDELIKAVDYVRAIKEKENALEGQVLQARPVRAEGKITLPQQDGFQVLDVSDIYFCKADDNYTEIYLEKKRIVVSKTLKYFEEALKPYSFARIHKSYLVNVVEVVKYKKGKGGSVVLSNGKELSVSASKKADLLSYFQ